A single genomic interval of Gemmatimonas sp. UBA7669 harbors:
- a CDS encoding two-component system sensor histidine kinase NtrB has translation MPGNRGTAMSMDPMLATDASSGVVMHNGRVFVDVNAEALRLLGATHRAQVIGQPVRATLERPYLKSVAHQLLHGRPVDGRPPFVREPVYGFDGLVRVVESHAQLVQRDGVVLAVLVFRDIADRLQAEGRAHDEALHALELRHLRRTRDLAGGVAHELNNTLQVIVGYASMLAEQSPESEQRLDAEAVLAAASRGALIVQRLLQYAQGAPHAARPSNLCEMAEQAAERFASGTVEVRAARPAMAIMLDPRQLQIMLDILLSNATRATRRGGRVRIDVQEAVSGGGQTACDGRDMPRGRYAVLTVTDTGIGMPMPVQAQVGVPFMSRWPVGDGAGLGLSAVLGMVAQHGGFLTFSSREAQGSSFRLWFPLPTAMRRLAPTDVKQDVVVVEHDAAQRDALARTLERAGYTVRACRSGEEVLASMRHGAPPAVLLCSAHLPGGGAAKVLQQLAVAWSHVPVLVLGTYGATLATSSESPLAAVPSRDGAPVRWLRGPAPDSVLLMHVQDLLLASES, from the coding sequence GTGCCTGGAAATCGCGGCACGGCCATGTCCATGGACCCGATGCTGGCGACCGATGCGTCATCGGGTGTGGTGATGCACAACGGTCGAGTGTTCGTGGACGTCAATGCGGAAGCTCTGCGTCTGCTTGGGGCCACACATCGCGCACAAGTCATCGGCCAGCCGGTGCGGGCGACGCTCGAACGGCCGTACCTCAAGTCCGTGGCGCACCAACTGCTGCACGGCCGACCGGTCGATGGACGGCCACCTTTCGTGCGCGAGCCGGTGTACGGCTTCGATGGCCTCGTGCGTGTGGTGGAATCGCATGCCCAGCTCGTGCAGCGCGACGGCGTCGTCCTGGCCGTCCTGGTGTTTCGGGACATCGCGGATCGGCTACAGGCCGAGGGGCGTGCGCATGATGAGGCGCTGCACGCGCTGGAACTGCGGCACCTGCGCCGCACGCGTGACCTGGCGGGTGGCGTGGCCCATGAGCTCAACAACACACTGCAGGTCATCGTCGGGTACGCGAGTATGCTGGCGGAGCAGTCGCCCGAGTCCGAGCAACGACTCGACGCCGAGGCCGTGCTGGCAGCGGCCTCACGGGGCGCTCTCATTGTGCAACGTCTGCTGCAGTACGCGCAGGGCGCACCGCACGCCGCCCGCCCGTCGAATCTGTGCGAGATGGCGGAACAGGCAGCGGAACGTTTTGCGTCGGGCACCGTCGAGGTGCGGGCCGCGCGTCCTGCCATGGCCATCATGCTCGATCCGCGCCAACTGCAAATCATGCTTGATATCCTTCTGTCCAATGCAACGCGTGCTACGCGACGGGGCGGGCGCGTGCGTATTGACGTGCAGGAGGCGGTGAGCGGCGGCGGTCAAACGGCCTGCGATGGTCGGGACATGCCCCGCGGGCGCTACGCGGTGTTGACTGTCACGGATACGGGCATCGGCATGCCGATGCCGGTTCAGGCGCAGGTCGGTGTGCCGTTCATGTCGCGCTGGCCGGTCGGCGACGGCGCCGGGTTGGGTCTGTCGGCGGTGCTCGGCATGGTCGCACAGCACGGCGGATTCCTCACCTTCAGCAGCCGTGAGGCACAGGGGTCGAGCTTCCGGCTGTGGTTTCCGTTACCCACGGCCATGCGACGCCTGGCACCCACAGACGTCAAGCAGGACGTGGTGGTCGTGGAGCATGATGCGGCGCAGCGTGATGCCCTGGCCCGTACGTTGGAGCGGGCCGGCTACACCGTGCGGGCGTGTCGTTCGGGTGAGGAGGTGCTGGCGTCGATGCGACATGGCGCGCCTCCGGCGGTGCTGCTCTGCAGTGCGCACTTGCCAGGCGGCGGCGCTGCGAAGGTGCTGCAGCAGCTCGCGGTGGCGTGGTCGCATGTCCCCGTGCTCGTGCTGGGGACCTATGGCGCGACGCTGGCGACCTCGTCGGAGAGCCCGTTGGCCGCCGTGCCTTCGCGCGACGGCGCCCCTGTACGCTGGTTGCGCGGCCCCGCACCGGATTCGGTGTTGCTGATGCATGTGCAGGATCTGCTGCTGGCGTCGGAGTCCTGA
- a CDS encoding carboxypeptidase-like regulatory domain-containing protein codes for MMWPCVLVCGGLLVGSASMVGAQNQEAARGTLVGVVLDADGRGLGDVDVIMGQDERRTRSDSLGRFLLRDLPVGRATLRVRRIGYRPLEQRIAVRAGEQDVVVELLRYAQAMDTVRVFDQHACDPTSLAGFECRRRAGVGYFRDAGEIRALRATDMADLFDGVPGIRRQFERDGPHGGEFLPVPVTSRCMVRLWNGQPEMERGASLGKGDVTWKPDRIWRPQDIVALEVYDVYAKVPERYRGAAWPADSPQPCVLVIYWTRGAAKR; via the coding sequence ATGATGTGGCCATGTGTCCTGGTGTGTGGTGGTCTTCTTGTGGGATCGGCGTCGATGGTTGGCGCGCAGAATCAAGAGGCCGCCCGCGGAACACTTGTTGGTGTTGTGCTCGACGCTGACGGGCGCGGCCTTGGCGACGTCGATGTGATAATGGGTCAGGACGAGCGTCGCACACGGAGTGATTCGTTGGGGCGATTCCTGCTTCGTGATTTGCCGGTTGGCCGCGCCACATTGCGCGTACGTCGCATAGGATACCGGCCGTTGGAGCAACGAATTGCGGTGCGTGCCGGGGAGCAGGATGTTGTCGTGGAGCTATTGCGTTACGCGCAGGCGATGGACACCGTGCGGGTCTTCGATCAGCACGCATGTGACCCGACGTCGCTGGCGGGTTTTGAATGTCGTCGGCGTGCCGGCGTGGGCTACTTCCGCGATGCGGGCGAGATACGTGCCCTGCGCGCCACTGATATGGCCGACCTGTTTGACGGCGTGCCGGGGATTCGTCGGCAGTTTGAACGGGACGGACCGCATGGCGGCGAGTTTCTTCCAGTGCCAGTGACCAGCCGCTGCATGGTGCGACTGTGGAACGGGCAGCCCGAAATGGAGCGTGGTGCATCGCTGGGCAAAGGCGACGTTACGTGGAAGCCAGATCGCATCTGGCGGCCACAGGACATCGTCGCACTTGAGGTCTACGATGTGTATGCCAAGGTGCCCGAGCGATACCGCGGCGCAGCGTGGCCGGCGGACTCGCCGCAGCCCTGCGTGCTGGTGATCTATTGGACGCGGGGCGCGGCCAAGCGGTAG